CCCTGGCGGGCTGGTGGCGCCTGCGCGGAGGGAAGTAGCGGCCGGATTGCCTTCTGCGCAAAAACAAGGGGACGGCTTGCTCCGCCCCCTTCTGCACTCTCAGCCAGCGTTACGGGTCAGGCTATTAAGGTGTCGCCTTCCAGCAGGACGCATCCGGTGCCCAGTTTCTGAACCGGCGTGCCTTCAACGTCAATCTCGATGACCGTGGCGATGGGGTCTGGTGGGGTATCCGGCAGACCGAAGATTACCAATCGGCTCTCCGTCTGACGCCAACCCAGATCCCATCCGTTCATCAGCCGGACGCCCGTCACCCGGTTTCGCAGACCTCCGATGGCAAGCTGCTGTCCGGGCCAGTGGAACACGTGATAGTAGAGGCGGCTTCCTTTGGCCGTGAATGCCCCGGTGAACATCCAGTGCTGCTGGAATCGGTCGGAGGCGTCATAGATGGCGGGACCGTACTTCTCCAGCCAGCGTCCGGTTTCCATCAGTGTGTCGATGCAGGGTTGCGGAACGCTGCCGTCCGGGGCGGGGCCAATGTTCAAAAGGAGATTGCCTCCGCCGGCGGCTACCTGGCGCAGCATGGAAACCACCTGCTTTGGAGTCTTGTACTCGGTGTCGGCCGGTGCATAGCCCCAGCTGCTGTTGAAAGTCATGCAAGACTCCCACATCCGTCCTTCCTCCTCGGGCCGGATGTGCTGCTCGGGAGTCCCGAAGTCCTCGGGAAGCAGCGAGCGGTTGTTGATGATGATATCCGGTTGGAGCTGGCGCACCATGGCGTTCATCTTCGCGGACTCCCAGCCCTCCACATCCAGCGGCCATGCGACGTCGTACCACATAATGTCCACCTTGCCGTAGTTGGTGCACAGTTCCCGGACCTGCCCGTGGATGTAATCCACGAAGCGCCGCCGGGCGGCTTCGTCCGTCTTGCAACGGGCTCCGTCGGGGTGGTGCCAGTCCATGAGGGAGTAGTAGAACCCCACCCGCAGTCCCTCGGCGCGAGCGGCTTCCACATACTCGGCCACCAGATCGCGTCCGGGCCCGCGCTTCGCGGCGTTGTAGTCGGTCAACTTGCTGTCGAAGAGGCAGAATCCCTCGTGGTGCTTGGTGGTCATCACCATGTAGCGCATGCCGGCCTGCTTCGCGAGCCGGGCCCATTCGCGCTGGCACCCAGGCCGGGGCTTCCACGTGTCGGCCAGCGGCTCGTACTCCTCCAGCGGGATCCTCTCCCGGTTCATCACCCACTCGTGGCGTCCCAACTGCGAATAGAGGCCCCAGTGGATGAACATCCCGAAGCGTGCCTTGCGGAACCACTCCAGCCGGCGCGCGCGATCCTGGTTTTCGCGGCTCGGGGTCTGTTCGTCAGCCATCTTGCTCCTTCTCCTGCGAAAGGTCGTATTGTGGGACGTTTCACCATATCGCAACTCCCATCCTTCCTCTCCGGGTCTTTTTGAAGATCAAAGGGTTCTTCCGGAGAGGCAGGATTGGTGCAGTCGCGGCGCCCGTGTGCGCTTCGTATGGCCAGGGATAAAAAAACCGGCTGGTACTTTGGTACCTTCAGGCCTCTTTTTTATTGCAACGCAATTGCGGGTGTGGTATAAGCTGAGTGCCGGATCCGCTACCGTGTGGCAACTGGCCACAGTGGCGGCCGGTGCGCTTCCCCTTTCTCCAACCGGCGTGGTCGGCAGGCTGGGCAAAGCGGAGCAAAGATGCCACCAAGTGGCAACTGGTCGAACGCCGTAAACTCTCTGGCTCAAGCTTGCAAGCCGGCATCACGGGGGAACACAGATGCCACTGAGTGGCAGAAAGGGCAATCTCGGCAAGATGAAACTGCACAGTATAAACACTCATCATCGGCGCAAAGTCGGTGGACGAGCCCTTCCGGCACGAACCGGCTTTACCCTGGTGGAACTGCTCGTGGTCATCGCCATCGTGGCCATTCTGGCGTCCATCCTGATGCCTGTCTTCGGACAGGCCCGCCAGACCGCGATGCGCACCCGTTGCGCCTCCAACCTGCGCAACATCCACAACGCCGTGCTGATGTATGCTCAGGACTGGCGCGAGTGCATGCCTCCAGAGATCAAGCTGGAGGTTGCAACGCCTTCTTATGGCACCCACACCATCTTGATGCCGTATGCGAAGGCGCCAGACATCTTCCACTGTCCGGCGGATACTGGCGATGGTCGCAGCGGGGTCCCGGTCTGGCAGAGGTTCGGGATGAGCTACAAAGCGGAAGGCCGTTGTTTTTCCAACCCTTGGGATGAGAAGCTGCAGATGCCCATCATCCGCAGACTTTCCCACCTGGACATGGGAATAGACACCAAGAAAGTGCTTAAGGGCGAGACAGACAAGGAGCCTCAGTTCCTTGCCCAGCTCCAGCTCATGCGGGATCTCTTCTTCCCCTGGGAGCAAGGCAAGGAGATGAAGAAGGAAGGGCTTGTGGTTCGCGCCTGGCACCGGGCCGGAGCCAACGTGGTGTTCCTGGACGGCCACGTTGCCTTCGTGAAGAGCAAGGCAGAATGGGATGCGATACGCGGCAAGTCGGGTGAAGGAGACTGAGTGGAATGGGAAAGGTGCATCGTCTGCTGCGTGCGTGGCATAAATGGGTCGGCGTTATTGCCGCGCTTGCTCTCATCAGCTTCGCGGTGACCGGCATCCTGCTGAACAACAAGGAGACGTTCGGGCTGAAGCCGGCTCCTGCCAAGCCGCCGGCTCCGGCAAACGGCGCTGCCGCTGCAACGCCTTCGCTGACCACCGGTGTCCGGCTGGCCAGCCTCCCTGTTTCTCCCGAGCAGGCGCTTGCCATTGCGCGCCAGAAGTTCGGAGACGTGCCGCTTGAGAAGCTGGAGCTGAAATACGAGAAAGGAGCGCTCCAGTACCGCATCCACACCCGCGAGAAGCCGCCCACGAAGCTGTACATTGATGCGGCCACAGGTGGCGCGGTGACTCAGGAGCCGGAAGCGGGCGCAAAGCTGGAGGCATTCATCCTCGATCTACACCACTTCAACTTCGCCGAAGGGAGATTCCGCATCGTGGCGGACATCTTTGCGGGCAGCCTGGCGCTGCTGACGGCAAGTGGGCTCTGGCTGTTTGTGAGGGAGGAAGCAGCTCGTAAGCGATCCCGTCAGATCGCACGGGAGCGCTCCTCGGTCCAGATTGCCGGGCGCGCAGCCGCCTCCCGGCCGGTCAGGGCAAGACCTTCCGAGGCGGAAGGCTGACTTCTCCCTCAGCGCCGGGCTCGCCGGAAGCCTTCGGCAAAGGCGAGCCCGGCCGGCCTCCCCATAGCGGCGTTGATGCGACGCAGCAGATCCGGCCGTCCCGCTCCCTGGGTCCGATGTGCCGCCCGCGCGGCCAGTTTGACATCCATCGTGTCCGTGATATCCACCAGGACATCCGGCCGCCGGGTCTGCCAGTAAAACAGCTCGGGACGTTTGGCGCTCTGTCGCCTCCACCATTGCCGAACGATGCGCCCTGCCCCCTGATGATCCGCATGCAGGTAGGGTAGGGATGGCTTTTCGGGATCAAAGGTCAGCACAGCATCCGGCCGGACTCTGGAAGCGACTTCTTCCAGTTCCCGGCGGAGCGCGTCGCCCCGGGCCACTTTGCGGTCGGGAAGCCCGGGCATGTGCACACTGCGATAGCCGATCAGATCCGCGGCAGCCATCTGCTCTCGGCGCCGCTCGGCGGGCAGGTCCGCAGCTCCGGTGAGGTTTGGTCCCCTTTCGCCGTCCGATGCCACGATGACGTGCACTTCCACCCCCGCCCGGGCCATCTTCGCCAGAGTTCCCCCGGCATACCATTCGAGGTCATCGGGATGAGCCGCCACCGCAAGCACCCGCTCGAACGACACGAGCCGCGCCCCTTCTTCCAGCGCAGCCGCAGGGTTCGTGACCGGTCGCGTACGCAGCTCCATCCAGAGCGCCAACCCTGACGCTCCCGTCAGAAGCCACGCCGCCAGAGTTCTGACCGGACGATGGTTGCGTTCTGTGATTTTCATTGCTCCACACTCCTTGCTGGATGCGGAATAATCCTCTTGCGATGTCTCCATCCAGCAACGCAGCCGGTCCCGTAAGGCAAGCAGAAGGCTTCCTTCCCGTGCTTGTGGTTATCGGCGCGTCCGCGGGAGGCCCTCCAGCGCTCGTCCGCGTTCTTTCCGATCTGCCCGCGGCATTCCCCGCCTGCGTCGCCGTCGTGCAGCATATCCGCCCGGATTTTCCCAGCCGTCTCCCTGAGGTTCTGAGCCGTGCTTGCGCCCTGCCGGTTCTGGAAGCGAAGAGCTCACTGGTCATTGAACCCGGAGCAGTTTACGTTGCGCCTCCCAACCGGCATCTGTCCATCAGCGCGCCGAGACGCATCGTTTTGCGCAGTACCCCTCCCGTGAATTACGTCCGTCCGTCCGTGGACGTGCTTTTCCAGTCTGCAGCCCTATGGAAGGGCAAGGTGATCGCCGCTGTCCTGACGGGCACCGGACGCGACGGCGCAGAGGGCATCCGAGCCATTCATCGGTCCGGAGGACTTACGATCGCACAGAGACCGGCCGCCTGCTCCGGCATGCCCGAGGCCGCAATCGCCACAGGCTGTGTGCAGATGGTCCTGCCTCTGGAGCAGATCGGTCCTGCCATCGTCGAAGCTGTCTCCGCTCTGGCCCGGGGCGAGGCGGCCTGACGAAAAAAGGGCCGCTTATCCGGAGCGGCCCCTTACTCCGCATCTTTGGCTGATTCTTCAGCTCTGGGCTGCCGCCTTGCAGATCACGCTGAAAGAGTCGGCCTTCAGCGAGGCTCCGCCCACCAGCGCTCCGTCAATCTCCGGCTTGGCCAGCAGTTCGGCGGCGTTCTTGTCGTTGACGCTGCCTCCGTAGAGCACACGCACGGAATCCGCCGCGGAATCGCCGGCCATTTCACGCACCGTCTGGCGGATCAGCCCACAGACCCTGTCCGCCTCTCCGGACTCGCAAACCTCTCCCGTGCCGATGGCCCACACGGGCTCATAGGCGATCACCAGACCGGCGATCTGCTCCGGCGTCAGCCCTTCCAGACAGGCTTGGATCTGTCCGCGGACCACGTTGTCGGTCTGCCCGGCCCTGCGCTCGTTAATGGTCTCTCCGCAGCAGATGATCGGTACAAGCCCTTTTGCCAGGGCCAGCTTGGCCTTGGCGTTGATGGTGGCGTCCGTCTCTCCGAAGTAGCCCAGCCGCAAGGCCAGCGTCTCGTCCACCGTCCCGAAGCGCCCCCGCGTTTCTGAGTGCCCGATGATAACGTAGGTGCAGCCGGCCTCGACCAGCATTTCCGGAGAGATCTGGGACGTCCATGCCCCCTTCTCCTCCCAGAATGTGTTCTGAGCTCCCAGGCGGATGCCTGAATCGCCGATGGCCTGGAGAGTGGCGTCCAGCGCCGTGAAAGGCGGACACACGCAGATCTCCACGCCCTGAAGCCCCTTTACCAGAGGGATGAGCGCAGCCATCAGCTCCCGCGCCTGTGCGCGGGTGTTGTTCATTTTCCAGTTTCCCGCAATCAGCGGAGTTCTCATGGTGTCTTTGTGGCTCCTTTCCGGTCCCGCGTCCGCCGTGCGGCGCGTCCCTCAAAAGAAACCCTCTCCCCGGGCCTGGGGAGAGGGCATCGTTCATCGAAAGCGATCGCTCCTACCTGTCCAGCAGAGCGGCCACACCCGGCAGCTCCCGGCCTTCCACGAACTCCAGGCTTGCGCCTCCGCCCGTGGAGACATGCGACACCTTGTCCGCATAACCCATCTGCTCGATGGCTGCGGCGGAGTCTCCGCCGCCGACAACGGTGGTCGCGCCGCTTGCCGCCAGGGCTTCCGCGATGGCAAGCGTCCCGTGCGCGAAGTTCGGCATCTCGAACACGCCCATCGGACCGTTCCAGAACACCGTCTTTGCAGACTTGATCTCCTCGGCGAACGCCTTTCGGGTCTCTGGACCGATATCCAGTCCCATCATATCCGCCGGGATCTGGTCCGCCGGCACAACGCGGGACGGCGAGTCGTTGTTGAACTCCGCCGCCACGACGATATCTGTCGGCAGAAGCAGCCGCACGCCGCGCCCCTTCGCATCCTCCAGCGCCTTGCGCGCCAGCTCCAAACCCTCTTCGTCAAGCAGAGACTTTCCGATCTCCAGTCCCTGCGCCTTGAAGAAGGTGTAGGCCATTCCCCCGCCGATGATCAACGTGTCCACTTTGGAGAGCAGGTTCTGGATGACGGGGATCTTGTCCGCCACCTTGGCGCCGCCCAGTATGGCCACAAACGGCCGCTCCGGGTCCGAGATCACCTTGCTGAGGTAGTCCAGCTCCTTCTTCATCAGGTAGCCGGAGACTGCCGGAAGGTGCTTCGTTACCCCCTCGGTGGAGGCGTGCGCCCGGTGCGCCGCGCCGAAGGCGTCGTTGACGTAAATGTCAGCAAGAGATGCCAGCTCCGCCGCGAAATCGGGGTCGTTTTTCTCCTCCTCCTTGTGGAACCGCAGATTCTCCAGGAGCAGGATATCCCCGTCCTTCATCGCGGCGACAGCCTTCTTCACGTCCTCGCCGACACAGTCATCCACTTTCGTCACCGGCCGTCCCATCAGGTCGGCCAGTCGGGCCGCCACCGGGTTCAGGCGCAGCTCTTCCACCACCTGACCTTTCGGCCGTCCCAGGTGGGAGCACAGGATGACCTTCGCCCCGTGATCCACCAGATATTGGATGGTGGGAATGGCGGCGCGGATGCGCCGGTCGTCCGTGATGACACCATCCTTCAGCGGAACGTTGAAGTCAACCCGGCACAGCACGCGCTTGCCGGCGACATCC
The sequence above is drawn from the Armatimonadota bacterium genome and encodes:
- a CDS encoding alpha-L-fucosidase — protein: MADEQTPSRENQDRARRLEWFRKARFGMFIHWGLYSQLGRHEWVMNRERIPLEEYEPLADTWKPRPGCQREWARLAKQAGMRYMVMTTKHHEGFCLFDSKLTDYNAAKRGPGRDLVAEYVEAARAEGLRVGFYYSLMDWHHPDGARCKTDEAARRRFVDYIHGQVRELCTNYGKVDIMWYDVAWPLDVEGWESAKMNAMVRQLQPDIIINNRSLLPEDFGTPEQHIRPEEEGRMWESCMTFNSSWGYAPADTEYKTPKQVVSMLRQVAAGGGNLLLNIGPAPDGSVPQPCIDTLMETGRWLEKYGPAIYDASDRFQQHWMFTGAFTAKGSRLYYHVFHWPGQQLAIGGLRNRVTGVRLMNGWDLGWRQTESRLVIFGLPDTPPDPIATVIEIDVEGTPVQKLGTGCVLLEGDTLIA
- the tpi gene encoding triosephosphate isomerase yields the protein MRTPLIAGNWKMNNTRAQARELMAALIPLVKGLQGVEICVCPPFTALDATLQAIGDSGIRLGAQNTFWEEKGAWTSQISPEMLVEAGCTYVIIGHSETRGRFGTVDETLALRLGYFGETDATINAKAKLALAKGLVPIICCGETINERRAGQTDNVVRGQIQACLEGLTPEQIAGLVIAYEPVWAIGTGEVCESGEADRVCGLIRQTVREMAGDSAADSVRVLYGGSVNDKNAAELLAKPEIDGALVGGASLKADSFSVICKAAAQS
- the pgk gene encoding phosphoglycerate kinase, encoding MNKKTIEDVDVAGKRVLCRVDFNVPLKDGVITDDRRIRAAIPTIQYLVDHGAKVILCSHLGRPKGQVVEELRLNPVAARLADLMGRPVTKVDDCVGEDVKKAVAAMKDGDILLLENLRFHKEEEKNDPDFAAELASLADIYVNDAFGAAHRAHASTEGVTKHLPAVSGYLMKKELDYLSKVISDPERPFVAILGGAKVADKIPVIQNLLSKVDTLIIGGGMAYTFFKAQGLEIGKSLLDEEGLELARKALEDAKGRGVRLLLPTDIVVAAEFNNDSPSRVVPADQIPADMMGLDIGPETRKAFAEEIKSAKTVFWNGPMGVFEMPNFAHGTLAIAEALAASGATTVVGGGDSAAAIEQMGYADKVSHVSTGGGASLEFVEGRELPGVAALLDR